The nucleotide window CTTGTCCTTGATATCTCCATCTACTAATATAAGCCGGTGTATACCCAACGCCTCCATTCTTCGTAGCATAAGCACCAACAAGTGCGCCTACAACTGTCAACActgcaagaaagaaaaatcgATAATGTAAAGGGCCAACTTACCAGTAAACCGACCAGTGCCACCACTGACAATCCTCGTATCTGCCCACCCAATGACTCTCTTATGGCCCAGGTTCCTTGATGGCGCAGCGGAAAAGGCATAGGTCGTGTCGTTGACAGCCTGGATCTCAAGCCTTATAGTGTCTGCTTGCCATTCCTTTGGCACAGAAATAGTCTGTCCAGGAAGAGGGCCATCGTAGTTACCCCGGCCTTCAACACGGAACCTGAATGACAGATTGTTCTGTAGCAAGACAATACCCAAATCAATGTGCTGTTCCTGAGTCAAAAACACCGTAACCCCAGCTTCCTCACCATCGATCTCAGGATCAAACGATATATCCACACCATACGTGAACAACGTATCCGTCTGCCGACGCATAACCAGCGTCAACCCATCATCTGGCTTGAACTCCGGCGTCCCTGTCAGATTATAAAACGACGGAGTCAGCCTCAAAGTATTAGGATACCCCTCCGGTGAAACCACAAAATTATCCGTCCTCGGATACCTCCAATACACAAAATGCGCTGGAATCGCCGACCCCGGATTGAAATCCACTCTATCAGGCTGATCAATCCAACCCCCCTCACCAACTGCAATCCCCCTATCCTCCGACATCAAAGGCccactcatcatcccccGAACAGGCTGCACAACCGGCCactcgccctcctcccatcTCGCCGGCGCAAGAACCGTCTCTCTCCCCATGGGATAATTCTTCCACGCCGGCCCAGATCGTGTACTCAGCGCCACAGCCCACCAATCCCCCACACTATCCTGAAACAGATCCGCATGTCCGACCGTCTGAAAATACTGCGTCGTATTGCGATTCGTCAACAGCGGATTCCGGGGATAAGCTTCCCACGGCCCGGTCCGGAACCTTGACCGAGCAATCGTCTCCGAGTGGCCAAGTTCTGTCCCTCCCTCGGCGATCATAAGGTAGTAATATCCGTCTTTGCGGAATATGTGCGGTCCCTCGGGGCTGGAGCCTCCAGTGCCGTTCCAgaggttgtggatggggCCGGTGGCTCCGGTGGTTAGATCGAGGGAGTATTGCTGGATGTGGTTTCCGCTGGAGGAGCCACTGTTCGCAGATGTCACGTAGACGGTACCGTCGTCGTCC belongs to Aspergillus luchuensis IFO 4308 DNA, chromosome 3, nearly complete sequence and includes:
- a CDS encoding glycoside hydrolase family 43 protein (CAZy:GH43;~COG:G;~EggNog:ENOG410PHGC;~InterPro:IPR023296,IPR006710,IPR041542,IPR013320;~PFAM:PF17851,PF04616;~SECRETED:SignalP(1-18);~go_function: GO:0004553 - hydrolase activity, hydrolyzing O-glycosyl compounds [Evidence IEA];~go_process: GO:0005975 - carbohydrate metabolic process [Evidence IEA]), coding for MRLPTLLAATLLTITASSSPTSNHTYTNPILPGWHSDPTCAHVSEHNTTFCATSTFIAYPGLPIYASKDLQNWKLASNAFNRPSQIPDLRNTTDQQGGIYAPTLRYHNGTFYLIVTYLGTDIQGLLFTTTNPYNNSAWTDPLVFTVTGIDPDIFWDDDGTVYVTSANSGSSSGNHIQQYSLDLTTGATGPIHNLWNGTGGSSPEGPHIFRKDGYYYLMIAEGGTELGHSETIARSRFRTGPWEAYPRNPLLTNRNTTQYFQTVGHADLFQDSVGDWWAVALSTRSGPAWKNYPMGRETVLAPARWEEGEWPVVQPVRGMMSGPLMSEDRGIAVGEGGWIDQPDRVDFNPGSAIPAHFVYWRYPRTDNFVVSPEGYPNTLRLTPSFYNLTGTPEFKPDDGLTLVMRRQTDTLFTYGVDISFDPEIDGEEAGVTVFLTQEQHIDLGIVLLQNNLSFRFRVEGRGNYDGPLPGQTISVPKEWQADTIRLEIQAVNDTTYAFSAAPSRNLGHKRVIGWADTRIVSGGTGRFTGALVGAYATKNGGVGYTPAYISRWRYQGQGQEIDYGRIVPSWTRSVVSLED